Proteins encoded in a region of the Nevskia ramosa DSM 11499 genome:
- the rplC gene encoding 50S ribosomal protein L3, translating to MTIGIVGRKAGMTRVFTAAGESIPVTVIECTPNRVTQVKTVETDGYRAVQVTAGEKKSSHVSKPLAGHYKKAGVAAGRGLWEFRLDDSQGADLVPGSEITVTSFEGVKAVDVAGVSIGKGFAGVQKRWNFGGGRASHGNSLSHRVPGSIGQRQSPGKVWKGKKMAGHMGSDNISALNLDVVRIDVERNLLLVKGAVPGHKGADVVVHPTVK from the coding sequence ATGACTATTGGTATTGTTGGGCGCAAGGCGGGCATGACCCGCGTGTTCACGGCGGCGGGTGAGTCCATCCCGGTCACCGTGATCGAATGCACTCCGAATCGCGTCACTCAAGTCAAGACTGTGGAAACCGACGGCTATCGCGCCGTTCAGGTCACCGCAGGCGAGAAGAAGTCTAGCCACGTTTCCAAGCCGCTCGCGGGCCACTACAAGAAGGCCGGTGTTGCTGCGGGTCGCGGGCTCTGGGAATTCCGTCTCGATGACAGCCAGGGTGCCGATCTGGTCCCGGGTTCGGAGATCACCGTGACTTCGTTCGAAGGTGTCAAGGCCGTCGACGTGGCAGGTGTGAGCATCGGCAAGGGCTTCGCAGGTGTTCAGAAGCGCTGGAATTTCGGCGGCGGTCGTGCCAGCCACGGTAACTCGCTGTCGCATCGCGTGCCGGGCTCCATTGGTCAGCGCCAGAGCCCGGGCAAGGTCTGGAAGGGCAAGAAGATGGCCGGCCACATGGGTTCGGACAACATCAGTGCCCTGAATCTGGACGTGGTCCGCATCGACGTCGAGCGCAATCTGCTGCTCGTCAAGGGCGCCGTGCCCGGACACAAGGGTGCCGACGTCGTCGTGCATCCGACGGTCAAGTAA
- the rplD gene encoding 50S ribosomal protein L4 has translation MDLQLHSSNTTLNVADAVFGVDYNEALVHQVVTAYLNGSRAGTKAQKSKAMVRGGGKKPWKQKGTGQARAGSIRSPLWRGGGKTFAAVPRDHSQKVNKKMYRGAIRSIISELNRNGSLIIADSFTVEAAKTKTLIEKLNVVGANDILIVTDTLDHNLFLSARNLHRVNVVDVNGINPVSLLSFKKVLLTAPAVKKLEAWLS, from the coding sequence ATGGATCTCCAACTACATTCAAGCAACACCACGCTGAACGTGGCCGACGCCGTTTTCGGCGTTGACTACAACGAAGCGCTCGTGCACCAGGTTGTGACTGCCTATCTGAATGGCAGCCGCGCCGGTACCAAGGCGCAGAAGTCGAAAGCGATGGTGCGTGGTGGCGGCAAGAAGCCGTGGAAGCAGAAGGGCACGGGCCAGGCTCGCGCCGGTTCGATCCGCAGCCCGCTGTGGCGTGGTGGTGGCAAGACGTTCGCCGCCGTGCCGCGCGATCACAGCCAGAAGGTCAACAAGAAGATGTATCGCGGTGCAATCCGCTCGATCATCTCCGAACTGAACCGCAATGGCTCGCTGATCATCGCTGATTCATTCACGGTGGAAGCCGCGAAGACGAAGACGCTGATCGAGAAGCTGAACGTGGTCGGTGCCAACGACATCCTGATCGTGACCGATACCCTCGATCACAACCTGTTCCTGTCGGCGCGCAACCTGCACCGCGTGAACGTGGTTGATGTCAACGGCATCAATCCGGTCTCGCTGCTGTCATTCAAGAAGGTGCTTCTGACCGCTCCGGCCGTCAAGAAGCTGGAGGCCTGGCTGTCATGA
- the rplW gene encoding 50S ribosomal protein L23 — protein MSGERLHQLILAPVVSEKSTRAAEKSNEAVFKVLRDAKKPEIKAAIEKLFNVKVEAVRTLNVKGKVKRFGGATGVRSDWKKAYVTLAQGQEIDFLAGANS, from the coding sequence ATCTCGGGCGAACGCCTGCACCAGCTGATCCTGGCGCCGGTCGTCTCGGAAAAGAGCACGCGCGCTGCCGAAAAGAGCAACGAAGCCGTGTTCAAGGTTCTGCGCGATGCCAAGAAGCCGGAAATCAAGGCGGCGATCGAAAAGCTTTTCAACGTCAAGGTTGAAGCGGTTCGGACGCTGAACGTGAAGGGCAAGGTCAAGCGTTTCGGCGGTGCCACCGGCGTTCGTTCCGACTGGAAGAAAGCCTACGTGACGCTCGCCCAAGGTCAGGAAATTGATTTCCTGGCTGGCGCCAACAGCTAA